In Numenius arquata chromosome 17, bNumArq3.hap1.1, whole genome shotgun sequence, a genomic segment contains:
- the ASPSCR1 gene encoding tether containing UBX domain for GLUT4 has product MAAAGGGGAAVSVLAPSGRRVTVRVGPGTVLLQILEEVCRKQGGSPAEYGLKFQRSVLDLSLQWRFARLPNNAKLEMVPVSNRAGAGNTVRIALQLDDGSRLQDTFVCQQTLWELLNHFPKIREFMEQHGESSPVCIYMRDEVSGKDALEKTTLKSLGLTGGSAIIRVVMKKCSSSGQEEAVGATVRGNEPTVGPGSVEGAVDVPLPQANTFPKDLDHEDVAMSLNSCTDKQDSIRESPASLEEPWPSSEPESTPFVPFSGDGQRLGDSSVAAPSLGLDTPSSKLPTSFSSPGGPSKPKKSKNSQELQKEQEQLVEREPLVCHLDLLEPLPAGPEELPDEFFEVTVDDVRKRLAQLQSERKRLEEAPLMTKSLREAQLKEKLERYPKVVLRVRFPDRHVLQGFFHPNETVGVLRDFVRSHLADADLPFYLFIAPPRIILNDESLTLFEAKLFPTAVIHFGSEECRDCYLKSDLLSSAVSPSAADLLVARCLSKSLVPSASSSLESVVPSLSEPEVGSDKKPDEQPEPASAPEAPRVLRRAPGKVPKWLKLPGGKR; this is encoded by the exons atggcggcggcgggtgGGGGGGGCGCCGCGGTGTCGGTGCTGGCCCCCAGCGGGCGGCGGGTCACGGTGCGGGTGGGGCCCGGCACGGTGCTGCTGCAG ATCCTCGAGGAGGTCTGCAGGAAGCAGGGCGGCAGCCCCGCCGAGTACGGCCTCAA GTTTCAGAGGAGTGTGTTGGATCTCTCTTTGCAGTGGAGGTTCGCCAGGTTGCCCAACAATGCCAAGCTGGAGATGGTGCCAGTCTCTAACAGAGCGGGAGCTGGAAACACG GTTCGGATCGCATTACAATTAGATGATGGCTCCCGTTTACAAGACACATTTGTCTGTCAACAGACTTTGTGGGAACTTCTCAACCATTTTCCAAAGATCAG GGAGTTTATGGAGCAGCACGGTGAATCCTCTCCAGTCTGTATTTACATGCGAGATGAG GTATCAGGAAAAGATGCCCTAGAGAAGACAACACTGAAGTCACTTGGCCTGACTGGAGGCAGCGCCATCATCAG AGTTGTCATGAAGAAATGCAGCTCATCTGGCCAGGAGGAAGCTGTGGGTGCCACGGTGCGGGGTAACGAGCCGACAGTGGGGCCAGGCTCTGTGGAAGGAGCAGTGGATGTGCCCCTACCTCAAGCAAACACATTCCCAAAGGACTTGGACCACGAGGATGTGGCCATGTCTTTAAACAGCTGCACAGACAAGCAAGACTCGATTAGAGAATCTCCTGCCAGCCTGGAGGAGCCGTGGCCTTCCTCTGAGCCCGAGTCTACCCCCTTTGTCCCTTTTTCTGGAGATGGACAGCGTCTGGGGGACTCTTCTGTAGCTGCACCATCTCTTGGGTTAGATACACCATCTTCAAAGCTGCCAACAAGTTTTTCCAGCCCTGGAGGCCCTTCTAAGCCAAAGAAGTCTAAGAACAGCCAAGAACTGCAGAAGGAGCAAGAACAG CTTGTAGAACGAGAGCCGCTTGTATGTCACCTAGATCTACTGGAACCTCTTCCTGCTGGCCCAGAAGAGCTTCCTGATGAGTTTTTTGAAGTCACGGTGGATGATGTACGGAAACGTTTGGCGCAGCTGCAGAGTGAGAG GAAACGCCTGGAAGAAGCTCCACTGATGACAAAATCTTTGAGGGAGGCTCAGCTGAAGGAGAAGTTGGAGCGTTACCCAAAG GTGGTGTTGAGAGTCCGTTTTCCAGATCGTCACGTTCTACAGGGCTTCTTCCATCCCAATGAAACTG TTGGCGTTTTGAGAGACTTTGTAAGAAGCCACCTTGCAGATGCAGACTTGCCCTTTTACTTGT ttatTGCACCTCCCAGAATCATCTTGAACGATGAAAGTTTGACACTCTTTGAG GCAAAACTCTTTCCAACTGCTGTCATTCACTTCGGATCTGAGGAGTGCAGGG ACTGTTACCTGAAATCGGACCTGCTGAGCTCTGCGGTTTCCCCTTCTGCAGCTGATTTATTAGTAGCCAG atGTTTGTCCAAATCATTAGTTCCTTCTGCTTCATCATCTTTAGAATCAGTAGTTCCATCTCTGTCTGAACCAGAAGTGGGAAGTGACAAAAAGCCCGATGAGCAGCCAGAACCAGCAAGTGCGCCTGAAGCTCCACGGGTGTTGAGAAGGGCCCCTGGGAAAGTACCCAAGTGGCTGAAGCTGCCAG GTGGGAAGAGATGA
- the CENPX gene encoding centromere protein X, protein MEERDGFRKETVDRLLRLHFRDGRTRVNGDAQLLMAEMLKVFVREAAARAVRQAQAEDLEKVDVEHVEKVLPQLLLDF, encoded by the exons atggAGGAGCGGGACGGGTTCCGGAAG GAGACGGTGGACCGGCTGCTCCGCCTCCACTTCCGCGACGGGAGGACTCGAG TTAACGGGGACGCGCAGCTGCTGATGGCGGAGATGCTGAAGGTGTTCGTCCGAG AGGCGGCGGCCCGGGCAGTGCGGCAGGCGCAGGCCGAGGATCTGGAGAAGGTGGACGTCGAGCATGTGGAGAAAGTACTGCCCCAGCTG ctcCTGGACTTCTAG